From a region of the Nonlabens dokdonensis DSW-6 genome:
- a CDS encoding LacI family DNA-binding transcriptional regulator, with product MITLKDLAATLGVSVSTVSKALKDSPEISKDTITRVKEIAKELNYRPNTLALSLKNRKTKTIGVIIPDILNTFFARILYGIEQESTALGYNIITCLSNETFEKENNSLHLLANGSVDGFIMSVSEETQSKGEVKHLKETINQDVPIVMFDRVANDVDCDKVIIDDFNAAFKATETLIKEGRKKIVLVNSLGELSVGKLRVLGYKKALEKHDSYTADPIVIEVDDDQELLNDQLEKIITEHKDMDGLLCIDNISGVMSVNIAQRLGRTIPNDLSVIGFSSNKISHLSYPPLSTVAQYAEEIGQESVKMLVERLENKTKGNTKTVTINYSIELRGTTLPVS from the coding sequence ATGATAACTCTTAAAGATCTTGCAGCAACGCTGGGTGTATCTGTTTCTACAGTTTCTAAAGCCTTGAAAGACAGTCCAGAAATAAGTAAAGACACGATAACTCGTGTAAAGGAAATCGCTAAAGAACTAAATTATAGACCTAATACTCTTGCCTTAAGTCTCAAGAACAGAAAGACTAAAACCATAGGAGTCATTATTCCAGATATTTTAAATACGTTCTTTGCTCGTATACTTTATGGAATAGAACAAGAATCTACCGCTTTAGGTTATAATATCATCACTTGCTTGTCTAATGAGACTTTTGAAAAAGAAAATAACAGTCTTCATTTATTAGCAAATGGTAGTGTAGATGGATTTATTATGTCAGTGTCTGAAGAAACGCAGTCTAAAGGAGAGGTAAAACACCTTAAAGAAACAATCAATCAAGATGTGCCTATTGTAATGTTTGATCGCGTGGCAAATGATGTCGATTGTGATAAGGTAATCATCGATGATTTTAACGCTGCTTTCAAAGCTACAGAAACCTTAATTAAGGAAGGTCGTAAAAAAATAGTTTTGGTTAATAGTTTAGGAGAATTGAGCGTTGGGAAATTGAGAGTGCTAGGATATAAAAAAGCCTTAGAAAAACATGATTCCTATACTGCCGATCCTATTGTGATTGAAGTAGACGACGATCAAGAGTTATTGAACGATCAGCTTGAAAAAATAATCACTGAACATAAAGACATGGATGGTCTTCTTTGTATTGATAATATAAGCGGTGTAATGTCAGTAAATATAGCGCAGCGATTAGGAAGAACAATTCCTAATGATTTGTCTGTAATAGGTTTTTCTTCAAATAAAATCTCGCATTTATCATATCCGCCACTTTCCACAGTAGCTCAGTATGCTGAAGAAATAGGGCAGGAGTCTGTAAAAATGCTGGTGGAACGTTTAGAAAATAAGACTAAAGGAAACACAAAAACGGTTACCATAAATTATAGTATAGAATTAAGAGGTACGACCTTGCCTGTTTCATAG
- a CDS encoding alpha-ketoglutarate-dependent dioxygenase AlkB family protein, whose protein sequence is MHSKLFPDSFPKIPDATVEYDGSFYAFAKAEHLKDTLLEETPWRQNEIKLFGKTHNEPRLTQLYGDEGLDYGYSGIKFKALPWTETLAQIKADVEKAAGAEFNVCLLNQYRTGQDSNGWHADNEPELGQNPTIASVSLGQDRFFHLRHNENKDWKFKFLLENGSLLLMKDQTQHTYKHQIAKTKREIDLRINLTFRKVVK, encoded by the coding sequence ATGCATAGTAAGTTATTTCCAGATTCTTTTCCTAAGATACCAGACGCTACTGTAGAATATGATGGTTCTTTTTACGCTTTCGCGAAAGCGGAACATTTAAAAGACACTTTGTTAGAAGAAACCCCATGGAGACAAAACGAAATCAAACTATTTGGTAAAACACATAACGAACCAAGGCTCACACAGTTATATGGCGACGAAGGACTAGATTACGGTTATAGCGGTATCAAATTCAAAGCTTTGCCGTGGACAGAAACTCTAGCACAAATCAAAGCCGACGTAGAAAAAGCAGCAGGAGCTGAGTTCAACGTCTGTTTACTTAACCAGTACCGCACCGGTCAAGATTCTAACGGCTGGCATGCAGACAACGAACCAGAGTTAGGACAAAATCCCACTATTGCTTCTGTAAGCCTAGGTCAAGATCGGTTTTTTCATTTAAGACATAATGAAAATAAAGACTGGAAATTTAAATTTTTATTAGAAAACGGCAGTTTGTTATTAATGAAAGATCAAACTCAACATACCTATAAACACCAGATTGCAAAAACAAAAAGGGAAATAGATTTACGTATCAATTTGACTTTTAGAAAGGTGGTTAAGTGA
- a CDS encoding DUF4369 domain-containing protein, whose translation MKKVLFFLIVIIAVASCSEPNSSNFSVSGTIDGVKVGKIFLERFQDSVLVDVDSVEFNGNSDYSLTTDISGPELLYLHLDVKDGREFNDRFLFFAEDTLMTINSTLEQFEKDAVITGSKNQDIYQVFKENNDKLNKVYTNIVKRSMSLTDETRTPEIADSIENAYDKYLKRKVLYAINYAQLHKDKEVAPYILVTEASEANPALLDSVFQKMPKKIQTTVYGKQLSALIDKNKSSL comes from the coding sequence ATGAAAAAAGTACTTTTCTTTCTTATCGTCATAATTGCTGTAGCATCTTGCAGTGAACCTAATTCCAGCAACTTCTCAGTTTCAGGAACGATAGATGGGGTTAAGGTGGGAAAGATTTTTTTAGAACGTTTCCAAGATAGTGTTTTAGTTGACGTAGATTCTGTAGAATTTAATGGCAACTCTGATTATTCATTAACAACTGATATTAGTGGACCTGAGTTGCTGTACCTTCATCTAGATGTGAAGGATGGTAGAGAGTTCAATGATCGTTTTCTATTTTTTGCAGAAGACACATTAATGACCATCAACTCCACACTTGAACAATTTGAAAAAGATGCCGTGATAACTGGTTCTAAAAATCAAGATATTTACCAAGTTTTTAAAGAGAATAATGACAAGCTTAATAAAGTCTATACCAACATCGTAAAAAGAAGTATGTCACTTACTGATGAAACTAGAACTCCAGAAATAGCTGATTCTATAGAAAATGCGTACGATAAATACCTGAAGAGAAAGGTACTGTATGCCATCAACTATGCACAGTTGCATAAGGACAAGGAAGTTGCACCCTATATTTTAGTAACTGAAGCTAGCGAGGCAAATCCTGCTTTGTTAGATAGCGTATTTCAAAAAATGCCAAAAAAAATACAGACAACTGTTTACGGGAAACAATTGTCTGCATTAATTGATAAGAATAAAAGTAGCTTATAA
- a CDS encoding 6-pyruvoyl trahydropterin synthase family protein, producing the protein MRLTAYRKAHFNAAHRLHREDWSDEKNQQIFGKCNNPHFHGHNYDLEVGVTGEVDPETGYLIDLKILKDIIKEEVEDAFDHKNLNKQVPEFANLNPTAENIAFVIYNKVKAKLDPKYDLEIKLFETERNFVVYRGE; encoded by the coding sequence ATGAGATTAACTGCCTACCGTAAAGCCCATTTTAATGCTGCGCACCGTTTACACCGAGAAGACTGGAGCGATGAAAAGAATCAGCAAATTTTTGGAAAATGCAATAACCCACATTTTCACGGGCATAATTACGACTTAGAAGTAGGAGTTACAGGAGAAGTGGACCCAGAAACAGGCTATTTAATTGATCTTAAAATTCTCAAAGATATTATCAAGGAAGAGGTAGAAGATGCCTTTGATCATAAAAATCTTAATAAGCAGGTCCCAGAATTTGCAAACCTCAATCCTACTGCAGAAAATATTGCCTTCGTTATTTACAATAAAGTAAAAGCTAAGTTAGATCCTAAATATGATTTAGAAATTAAACTTTTTGAAACAGAACGCAATTTTGTAGTTTATAGAGGAGAATAA
- a CDS encoding OmpA family protein: MLKKISIFVFLFTATIVFGQKENLDKGNKKYKALAFIDAQKIYLKLAEDGYATAEVLAKLADTYYFNDELNQAHKWYEKLFAQYEQNVKPEYFFRYAQSLKSVNRYDEADRLMAKFNTFKGFDSRSQLYSEEPNYLQIIDFQSGRFEIANTQKINTYTVDFGPAFYASQNQVVYATSRDSGSLVNRRHSWNGQAFLQLYTADADETGKLSNPKKFSSRINTKYHESTPAISPDGETMYFTRNNYENGIYRQDIDGTNKLKIFRSFKQEDGKWSKPVSLPFNNDEYSVAHPALSPDGKLLYFSSDMPGTLGYDIDDDFTKADIWVVDILEDGGFSEPRNLKNVNTPGRETFPFVSKNNTLYFASTGHQGLGGLDVFASSIKPDGSTSKVINIGKPINTPDDDFAFIVNDDTKVGYFSSNRPGGSGDDDIYRFIQLEDLRVPCEILVTGTVTDSRSGEPMDQATVMIMDANNNKVDELVTSENGKYAFKVECNKQYFVRAEKEDYTSDEELFSTPNKSDFIDLPLDIENTLIAVVDCDDIAPLLGIEQIYFDFDKYNIRPDAEYELAKIKAFMELYPDTTVEIRSHTDSRAPDAYNVTLSNNRANSTMNWLVSKGIDASRLTAKGFGETRLVNECSNGVPCTAAQHQLNRRSEFIVSGLEKFKDCK; the protein is encoded by the coding sequence ATGCTTAAAAAAATATCCATATTTGTGTTCCTTTTTACAGCGACTATTGTCTTTGGTCAAAAAGAGAATCTAGACAAAGGAAACAAAAAATATAAAGCCCTAGCTTTTATAGATGCTCAAAAGATTTATCTCAAACTAGCCGAGGACGGTTATGCAACTGCAGAAGTTCTTGCTAAATTAGCGGACACTTACTATTTTAATGATGAACTCAATCAAGCTCATAAGTGGTATGAAAAGCTATTTGCTCAATATGAGCAAAATGTAAAACCTGAGTACTTTTTCAGGTATGCGCAATCCCTTAAATCTGTAAATCGTTATGATGAGGCAGATCGTTTAATGGCAAAATTTAATACGTTCAAAGGATTTGACTCCAGATCTCAATTATATTCTGAAGAGCCTAATTATTTACAAATCATAGATTTTCAATCAGGAAGATTTGAAATAGCAAATACTCAAAAAATTAATACATATACCGTAGATTTCGGTCCTGCTTTTTATGCATCCCAAAATCAAGTAGTATATGCGACTTCTAGAGATTCTGGTTCTCTTGTAAATAGAAGACACTCCTGGAACGGCCAGGCATTCTTACAACTTTACACTGCAGATGCTGACGAAACTGGAAAATTGAGTAATCCTAAAAAGTTCTCGAGCCGCATAAATACAAAGTACCATGAAAGTACTCCTGCAATTAGTCCTGATGGAGAGACGATGTACTTCACACGTAATAACTACGAGAACGGTATTTATAGACAAGATATCGACGGAACTAATAAATTGAAAATTTTTAGATCCTTTAAACAAGAAGATGGCAAATGGAGCAAACCAGTGTCTCTTCCTTTTAATAATGACGAATACTCTGTTGCTCATCCAGCTTTGAGTCCAGATGGTAAATTACTATATTTTAGTAGTGATATGCCTGGGACATTAGGTTATGATATTGATGATGATTTCACAAAAGCTGATATTTGGGTGGTAGATATTTTAGAAGATGGTGGTTTTAGTGAGCCAAGAAACTTGAAAAATGTAAATACACCTGGTAGAGAAACCTTCCCATTTGTCAGCAAAAACAATACACTTTATTTTGCTTCAACCGGTCATCAGGGTTTAGGTGGATTAGATGTATTTGCCAGCTCTATTAAACCAGATGGTAGTACAAGCAAGGTAATTAACATAGGTAAACCTATTAATACTCCAGATGATGACTTTGCCTTCATAGTAAATGATGACACAAAAGTTGGTTACTTTAGCTCTAATCGTCCTGGAGGATCGGGCGATGATGATATTTATAGATTCATTCAATTAGAAGATCTTAGAGTACCATGTGAAATACTAGTGACAGGAACTGTAACAGATAGCAGATCTGGTGAGCCTATGGATCAAGCTACTGTTATGATTATGGATGCTAATAATAATAAAGTTGACGAACTTGTAACTAGTGAAAACGGTAAATATGCATTCAAAGTAGAATGTAATAAGCAATATTTTGTTAGAGCAGAAAAAGAAGATTATACCTCTGACGAGGAATTGTTCTCCACACCTAATAAATCTGATTTCATAGATTTACCTCTAGATATTGAAAATACACTTATAGCTGTTGTTGATTGTGATGATATTGCACCGCTGTTAGGTATAGAGCAAATATACTTTGACTTTGATAAATATAACATTCGTCCAGATGCAGAGTATGAGCTAGCTAAAATTAAAGCCTTTATGGAACTTTATCCTGACACAACTGTTGAGATTAGATCTCATACTGATAGTAGAGCTCCAGATGCTTATAATGTCACACTTTCTAATAATAGAGCTAATAGTACTATGAACTGGCTGGTTTCTAAAGGAATAGACGCCTCTAGATTGACGGCCAAAGGTTTTGGAGAAACACGATTAGTTAATGAATGTTCAAATGGAGTTCCTTGTACTGCAGCACAACATCAACTTAATCGTAGATCGGAGTTCATTGTTTCTGGTTTAGAAAAATTTAAAGACTGTAAATAA
- a CDS encoding PorP/SprF family type IX secretion system membrane protein, whose translation MKKLLTCLLLFAFAKAVTAQQDPQYSQYAYNPIVVNPAYAGNRGVASIVGLHRSQWVGLDGAPRTQTLSFHTPISNSRVGLGLSIVNDEIGPSDETYVAADFSYTIPVGDEARLSFGLKGGVHVLNVDFTRLNIFNTGDPRLTENVENKLSPTVGLGLYYHTQKFYLGLSSPNLLQTDHFDDRNDSSSATYIARERMHIFGTAGYVFDVSDDIKFKPATMIKLVQGAPLQVDLTASFIFNEKLTIGAAYRWSAAVTGLVGFQLSDQILIGFAYDRETTELGNAVFNDGSYELFLRFELFNSYDRIITPRFF comes from the coding sequence ATGAAGAAATTATTAACTTGTTTATTATTGTTCGCTTTCGCGAAAGCGGTAACAGCACAACAGGATCCTCAGTACAGCCAGTATGCTTACAATCCTATTGTAGTGAACCCAGCTTACGCAGGAAATCGTGGTGTTGCAAGTATTGTAGGATTGCACCGTAGTCAATGGGTAGGACTTGATGGGGCACCTCGCACGCAAACACTTTCCTTTCACACACCTATATCAAATAGTAGAGTAGGTCTAGGATTAAGTATCGTGAATGATGAAATAGGCCCGTCTGATGAAACTTATGTAGCTGCAGACTTTAGTTATACCATACCAGTAGGAGATGAAGCTCGATTAAGTTTTGGTTTAAAAGGTGGAGTTCATGTCTTGAATGTAGACTTTACTAGACTTAATATTTTCAACACGGGCGACCCAAGATTAACTGAAAATGTAGAGAATAAGTTATCACCTACTGTAGGTCTTGGATTATATTACCATACACAAAAGTTTTATCTTGGTTTGAGTAGTCCTAATCTATTGCAAACAGACCACTTTGACGATAGAAACGATTCAAGTAGCGCAACTTATATAGCTCGTGAACGTATGCATATTTTTGGTACAGCAGGATACGTCTTTGATGTGAGTGACGATATTAAATTTAAACCTGCAACTATGATAAAACTTGTTCAAGGAGCGCCTCTACAAGTCGATCTTACGGCAAGTTTCATATTCAATGAAAAACTTACAATAGGTGCAGCATATAGATGGAGTGCGGCCGTTACTGGTCTAGTTGGTTTTCAATTGAGTGATCAAATCTTGATAGGATTTGCATATGATAGAGAAACTACAGAGTTAGGGAACGCGGTTTTTAATGATGGTAGTTATGAACTATTCCTTAGATTTGAATTATTTAATAGTTACGATAGAATTATAACTCCTAGATTCTTCTAA
- the idi gene encoding isopentenyl-diphosphate Delta-isomerase has translation MIEQVILVNENDEQVGLMEKIEAHEKALLHRAFSVFVVNDKNEIMLQQRALGKYHSPGLWTNTCCSHQREGETNIEAGKRRLMEEMGFVTELEELFHFIYIAPFDNGLTEHELDHVMIGQYNDAPNINPDEVASYKWMTAQDIKDDMERQPDIYTEWFKIIFEKYYSHIS, from the coding sequence ATTATCGAACAAGTTATTTTAGTAAACGAGAACGACGAGCAAGTTGGTCTTATGGAAAAAATTGAGGCGCATGAAAAAGCTTTATTACATAGAGCTTTTTCTGTTTTTGTAGTAAATGATAAAAACGAAATCATGTTACAACAGCGCGCTTTGGGTAAATATCATTCTCCTGGATTATGGACTAATACTTGTTGCAGCCACCAGCGTGAAGGAGAAACAAATATTGAGGCTGGTAAACGCAGGCTCATGGAAGAAATGGGTTTTGTAACAGAGTTAGAAGAGCTGTTTCACTTTATCTACATTGCACCATTTGATAACGGGCTTACAGAGCACGAGCTTGATCATGTGATGATAGGGCAATATAACGATGCTCCTAATATTAATCCAGACGAAGTTGCTTCTTACAAATGGATGACTGCTCAAGATATCAAAGACGATATGGAGCGCCAGCCAGATATTTATACCGAATGGTTTAAAATTATTTTTGAAAAATATTATTCCCACATATCATGA
- a CDS encoding TIGR03643 family protein, producing the protein MKFVIIAIVNDFTIMARKRAKDILENLNDRQIDRIIEMGWEDRTPFDAIEAQFGVTEKEVIMIMRSEMKESSFRMWRERVQGRATKHRAQRDPEMSRFKCSMQRSTGNKIAKR; encoded by the coding sequence TTGAAATTTGTAATTATTGCGATCGTAAACGACTTTACTATTATGGCTAGAAAAAGAGCAAAAGACATTTTAGAAAATTTGAACGATCGCCAGATAGACCGTATTATAGAAATGGGTTGGGAAGATCGCACTCCTTTTGATGCGATTGAAGCGCAATTTGGTGTGACAGAAAAAGAAGTGATCATGATCATGCGCAGCGAGATGAAAGAAAGCAGTTTCAGAATGTGGCGTGAACGTGTACAAGGTCGTGCTACAAAACACCGTGCGCAACGTGATCCAGAAATGAGCCGTTTTAAATGTTCTATGCAGCGATCTACAGGTAATAAGATCGCCAAGAGATAA
- a CDS encoding peptide chain release factor 3 codes for MKFTDEIARRRTFGIVSHPDAGKTTLTEKLLLYGGAIQEAGAVKSNKIKKGAASDFMEIERQRGISVATSVLAFEYDGKKINILDTPGHKDFAEDTFRTLTAVDSVIVVIDVAKGVEEQTEKLVKVCRMRQIPIIVFVNKMDREGKDAFDLLDEIEQKLELRVTPLSFPIGMGYDLKGIYNIHRKNVNLFTGASSKDIHSTTAISDLNDEKLNQLIGDPAAETLREELELATGIYPEFNRQEYLDGELQPVFFGSALHNFGVKELLDGFIEIAPAPRAKNAEERLVKPNEKDFSGFVFKIHANMDPRHRDRLAFIKIVSGTFERNKAYKHVRLDKNLKFSSPNAFFAEKKEIVDESFPGDIVGLHDTGNFKIGDTLTSGEELHYKGIPSFSPEHFRYINNADPMKSKQLAKGIDQLMDEGVAQLFTLELNGRKVIGTVGALQFEVIQYRLEHEYGATCSYENLNVHKACWVDGSVAKPEEMTDFKRVKSKFLCKDKRGQLVFLADSSFSLQMTQQKYPSIKFHFISEFEPEASLK; via the coding sequence ATGAAGTTTACAGACGAGATAGCAAGAAGAAGAACTTTTGGGATCGTTTCCCACCCAGATGCTGGTAAGACAACACTTACTGAAAAGTTGCTTTTATATGGAGGCGCCATTCAAGAAGCTGGTGCAGTAAAAAGTAATAAAATTAAAAAAGGTGCCGCCAGTGACTTTATGGAGATAGAGCGCCAGCGTGGTATTTCTGTCGCAACATCTGTACTTGCCTTTGAATATGATGGTAAGAAAATAAATATTCTTGATACTCCTGGTCACAAAGATTTTGCTGAAGATACTTTTAGAACTTTAACTGCAGTAGACAGTGTTATCGTTGTTATTGATGTTGCAAAAGGTGTTGAGGAGCAAACTGAAAAACTGGTGAAGGTTTGTAGGATGCGACAAATACCTATCATCGTTTTTGTAAATAAAATGGACCGTGAAGGTAAAGATGCGTTTGATTTACTAGATGAAATTGAGCAAAAACTAGAGCTGCGAGTAACACCGCTTAGCTTCCCTATCGGGATGGGTTATGATCTTAAAGGAATTTATAATATTCATAGAAAGAATGTCAACCTGTTTACTGGAGCTTCTTCAAAAGACATTCATAGTACTACCGCAATTAGCGATTTAAATGATGAGAAATTAAATCAACTTATAGGTGATCCAGCAGCAGAGACTCTGAGAGAAGAATTAGAATTAGCTACAGGAATCTATCCAGAATTCAATAGACAAGAATACCTTGATGGTGAGTTGCAACCGGTATTTTTTGGTAGTGCCTTACATAATTTTGGTGTAAAAGAGCTTCTAGACGGTTTTATAGAAATAGCACCAGCACCACGAGCAAAAAATGCTGAGGAACGCCTGGTAAAACCTAATGAAAAAGACTTCAGTGGTTTTGTGTTTAAAATCCATGCAAATATGGATCCTAGACATAGAGATAGACTTGCATTTATTAAGATCGTAAGTGGAACCTTTGAGCGTAATAAAGCCTATAAACATGTAAGACTTGATAAAAATTTGAAGTTCTCTAGTCCTAACGCCTTTTTTGCAGAGAAAAAGGAAATAGTAGACGAGTCGTTTCCAGGAGATATTGTAGGACTGCATGATACTGGAAATTTTAAAATAGGTGATACACTCACATCTGGAGAAGAATTGCATTATAAAGGAATTCCTTCTTTCTCGCCAGAACATTTTAGATACATCAACAATGCCGATCCTATGAAGTCTAAGCAACTTGCAAAAGGAATAGACCAATTGATGGATGAAGGTGTAGCACAATTATTCACATTAGAACTTAACGGCCGCAAAGTAATAGGTACAGTAGGTGCCTTACAGTTTGAAGTAATACAGTACCGACTGGAGCATGAGTATGGCGCTACTTGTTCTTACGAGAATTTAAACGTTCATAAAGCATGCTGGGTAGATGGATCTGTTGCAAAACCTGAAGAGATGACTGATTTTAAAAGAGTCAAATCAAAATTTTTATGCAAAGACAAGCGAGGTCAACTGGTGTTTCTAGCCGACTCTTCTTTCTCATTACAAATGACGCAGCAAAAATATCCAAGTATTAAATTTCACTTTATTTCTGAATTTGAACCAGAAGCAAGTCTCAAGTAA
- a CDS encoding alpha/beta hydrolase, producing the protein MAYVLPRFERCYLDPTQIMKKLLLLLFLLPFATYAQDPFSKQSVQKTVENLTILNISESIKGTILTPKDSKKNPVPLVIIVGDQGAIDRNGNEPRTRSNAYQQLADSLLSNGIATYRYDKRIFTQMKNRKPSDKTLFSDYIIDAKEVVSYFKNDKRFSKIYIAGHGQGSLVGMLAVNEHIDGFISLNGAGQSIDALIVQQISKQQPGLDKVAAETFERVKKSEKPVIAIERDLYPIIGPRVQPFMKSWMKYNPAEEIQKLQIPVVIINGSRNRMSNPTEAQLLKDTAPNATLEIIENMNHVLKIVGDDEIEASKSKINPNFPLSTRLVELIVGFVK; encoded by the coding sequence ATGGCATACGTATTGCCTAGATTTGAACGTTGTTATTTAGACCCAACTCAAATCATGAAAAAGTTACTTTTACTTTTATTTCTTTTACCATTTGCTACTTACGCACAAGATCCATTTTCTAAGCAATCGGTTCAAAAAACTGTAGAAAATCTAACGATATTAAATATCAGTGAGAGTATTAAAGGCACCATTCTAACGCCTAAAGATTCTAAGAAAAACCCAGTTCCATTAGTTATTATAGTAGGCGATCAAGGCGCGATAGATCGCAATGGTAATGAACCTAGAACCAGAAGCAATGCCTACCAACAACTAGCGGACTCGCTCTTATCTAATGGAATTGCTACTTATCGTTATGACAAGCGCATTTTTACCCAAATGAAAAATCGCAAACCTAGCGATAAAACGCTATTTAGTGACTATATCATCGATGCAAAAGAAGTTGTTTCCTATTTCAAAAACGATAAGCGATTTTCAAAAATCTACATTGCCGGTCACGGACAAGGTTCTTTAGTAGGAATGCTAGCCGTTAATGAGCACATCGATGGATTCATTTCTTTAAATGGCGCAGGACAATCTATTGATGCGTTGATTGTACAACAAATTTCAAAACAACAACCTGGTCTCGATAAAGTAGCCGCAGAAACTTTTGAAAGAGTAAAAAAATCTGAAAAGCCAGTAATTGCTATTGAGCGCGACTTATATCCTATTATCGGTCCACGAGTGCAACCGTTTATGAAATCCTGGATGAAGTATAATCCAGCTGAAGAAATTCAAAAACTGCAAATCCCAGTAGTGATCATTAATGGTTCTAGAAATCGCATGAGCAATCCCACAGAAGCACAACTATTAAAAGATACCGCTCCTAATGCAACTTTAGAAATTATCGAAAATATGAATCATGTTCTCAAAATAGTAGGAGATGATGAAATAGAAGCCTCTAAAAGTAAAATCAATCCCAACTTTCCTTTAAGCACCAGACTTGTTGAGCTTATAGTGGGCTTCGTAAAATAA
- a CDS encoding DUF819 family protein, with product MIFQEVAEKVKDSTPFITDDTIVFGLLMICLALVFYSSSMKEGFWSKFYKIVPALLMCYLLPSILSSLGIIAPEWKTVAEDGTVTEASSSLYYMASRYLLPAALVLMTLSIDLKAVFNLGPKALIMFLTGTIGIVIGGPIAILIVGSFSPETVGGEGFDAVWRGLSTLAGSWIGGGANQTAMLEVYQFNQAKYGGMVLVDIVVANLWMGILLFGIGKAAKIDRWFGADSTAIEDLKKRVSDYTESVKREATFTDNMVMLGIGFGTVAIAHFGANYLSEAMSGMDAIAKNIYLSFLTSQFFWMISIATLIGITLSFTPAKSYEGTGASKIGSIFIYVLVATIGMKMDLTQIVENPLLILVGIIWMAIHAGLLILVAKLTKSPYFFLAVGSQANVGGAASAPIVAAEFHPSLTSVGVLLAVFGYVVGTIGAIACTILMQIVATS from the coding sequence ATGATTTTTCAAGAGGTAGCAGAGAAGGTAAAAGACTCCACACCGTTTATTACCGATGACACTATAGTTTTTGGACTATTAATGATATGTCTAGCTCTAGTATTCTATTCTTCTTCAATGAAAGAAGGTTTTTGGTCTAAATTTTATAAAATAGTTCCTGCACTTTTGATGTGTTATTTATTACCATCTATTTTAAGCTCTTTGGGAATTATTGCACCAGAATGGAAAACTGTTGCAGAAGATGGAACAGTAACAGAAGCTAGTTCTTCTCTTTATTATATGGCATCGCGTTACCTGTTGCCAGCAGCTTTGGTTTTAATGACACTTTCCATAGATTTAAAAGCCGTTTTTAATCTTGGACCAAAGGCGTTAATTATGTTTTTGACTGGTACCATAGGAATTGTCATCGGTGGCCCGATAGCTATTCTTATAGTTGGTTCTTTTTCTCCAGAAACTGTGGGCGGCGAAGGCTTTGATGCTGTATGGCGAGGGCTTTCTACTCTTGCTGGAAGCTGGATAGGTGGCGGCGCAAATCAAACAGCCATGTTAGAAGTATATCAATTTAATCAAGCTAAATATGGTGGAATGGTTCTTGTCGATATAGTTGTAGCCAATTTATGGATGGGTATTTTACTTTTTGGAATAGGAAAAGCTGCAAAAATAGATCGCTGGTTTGGTGCCGATAGTACAGCCATTGAAGATCTCAAAAAACGTGTATCTGATTATACAGAAAGTGTGAAACGTGAAGCAACATTTACTGATAATATGGTGATGTTAGGAATTGGCTTTGGTACGGTTGCCATTGCTCATTTTGGAGCAAATTATTTATCAGAAGCAATGAGCGGTATGGATGCCATTGCAAAAAACATTTATTTAAGCTTTCTAACCAGCCAGTTTTTCTGGATGATTTCTATTGCTACACTAATCGGTATAACACTATCATTCACTCCTGCAAAAAGTTATGAAGGAACCGGAGCAAGTAAAATAGGTAGTATTTTTATCTACGTTTTAGTAGCTACCATAGGAATGAAAATGGATCTAACTCAAATAGTTGAAAATCCGTTATTGATTCTTGTGGGTATTATATGGATGGCGATTCATGCTGGTCTACTGATACTGGTTGCAAAACTTACTAAATCACCTTATTTCTTTCTCGCTGTAGGCTCTCAAGCAAATGTAGGTGGTGCTGCAAGTGCACCTATTGTCGCAGCAGAGTTTCATCCTTCACTTACTAGTGTAGGAGTTTTACTAGCCGTTTTTGGTTATGTAGTAGGAACTATAGGAGCAATTGCATGTACCATTTTAATGCAAATCGTAGCTACTTCGTAA